TTTCTGTGCTGGAAAATTCTGTTTTCATGCCCGGGAGTTTGAACACAAGGTTGTACTGAGTTCTTTATAAGTGCTAGCTGTCATCCACCCTCTTCCTCACCTCTTTCCTCTGCTGATCCCACCCTCCTGTGTCTCCTAGTCACTTCTGccttcctgtttttcttcttcaccaTCCCTCCTAGGGTCCCAGCCCAGTGATTTTCTAAGTTCACTTAGATTTTTGCCTGAGGGCTGCCCTATTTTTCAGGGCATTTAGTGCTTTCAACCATGACTTTCTCCCTGTTTTTAATGTAGAGGTGGAAACCCTGAGATAAGAGATTCAGAGACTTACTTAAGCCCTGGGGGGCAAGTTAGTGGTGAAGTTACTACAGAGTGTAAAAAGTTTTTAGCAAAGATGATTTCTTTGCCTGGAGTAAATTCCAGAGTTTGTGCTTCTAGATCCAGGttaagaatgaagaaaaggagGGCACTTCCTGAGTTATCCCTGAGCAAGAACTACCTAACAGTGGAGTACTGAAGGGGAGGAAGTTAAAAATGAGGGAGGTAGCTTCTTGATGCAGAGGCTTTTGGAGAGGCTTGCCCTATCTGTTGGAAAGACCATTGGCCTGATGGCACAAGAGTGGATCCTGTTCCTGATCCTGCACCTCATGCATTGTGTGGGCTTTctcaagtcacttaatctctccaGCCATCAGTTCTCTCTTCTCTATTATTGGGTAATTCAGCTTAATGCTCTGTAAGGCCATCCTACTTGCTTTGCATTTTGATGACCCCTTTGATATCTGTAGGTTAGAACGTGCCTGATCTTAGCGCTTGTTGATTGTGTCTTCTGCTCCTACTCCTACCCTGAGCCCTATCTTTCTAAGCCAAGAAGCAGCATGTACTATGATTACACCTCTTCAGATACCATCATAGATTCAGTCTCCGTCTTCACACCCTGCTGGAAGAAGCAGAATAAGTAATTCAGACATACTTATATTTATACTTGAGTGGGCCAGGCAACTGCTGCATTCTGTACTTAGTTCCTGGCTTCTTAGGGAATGCCAAAAATGAGTGGAATCCttgatatttttgagacagaggctttgACTAGACAGGACTGTTAGGATTGCCATTTTAGTTAAACTAAAGGTCAGTGCCCTACGCAATTTAATCTAAGTTCCAATTGAATGGCTTGTTTTACCAATATCCAGGATTATTAGTCATCTTGGGCTAGACAGGTACAGCTTGTACTGATTTATATTTCAGTAGGTTTAACAGTAGTGAAAACCAGAGCTCAAAACTGTGCAATGATGAATATTAGAAAGTTTAGCAGTATTGTGTATATAATGCTTTAGCGTAAAGACTTTCAGGTGAGTATGCTCTTCAGCACCTTGGCCGTTCTACCTCTGGCCACACAGGGCATCACACAGATGTCTTCCGCACATGGAACGTAACCAGCATTATGCTCAAAGTTAACAagagaacctttttttttttttttttttttttttttaacttccccttcaaaaataagaacaaacagtGTTAGTCTTGGCAGAGGATGTTTAGATAGACCTTTTGCTTGGGATGCAGAGATTCAGGGTTGCAGAGACAGTGGCAAAATGCAAGCATCACTGTATTCAAATGTTAGAAGTAGGTAttatttatgttaagatattttaatatgaaatcagaagttttcattttttacttatacttacacactttttttcttttttacttatatgcatgtgtacattcatatacatatttttaatgcattttcctCCTCAGGCCTATTATGagcctaaatatttttaaatggccagTTGTTTTACTGAATTAATCCTTTTGTAATAATCTGACTAAGTAATTGAGTAGAAATAGTCTCATGTTGCTACCATGAGATCCTAAGGGTGGTTGTGGCATGGAAAGGTCTTATATTCAGCTGTTCTGGAATCACACATAGACGGTAATGgccacagaaatatttttaatcatgGCAGTATGCACATAGTGTATAATCTGTTTCTATAAACAATGGAGCCACGTGTTCCTTTTAGTCTAAGCTCACAGCTGTGTATAGATTTATTCACATGATAGTTTTCTTAAAAGCTAAAGTTAGAGAATTGTAttatgttatttcttctttatttttgtggaACATTGTGTTCATTCTCTATTACTATGTTGCCTGATTCTTGGGAGGGCTGTTATGTCTCTATTGTCCATtttcaagaaattagaaaatatgtgaGAAAGCATTTAAGACATGCTTTAGTAGAGGTTTATGTCCAAATAAGAAGTCACACTCCAATGGATTGTCATTGTtgcatgaaattatttttctcttatattgTTTACAATGTATTCTttcttgaattttcttctttcagagaAGAGTTCCAGTCACAAATGCATATATGATGCATTTTGACATTTACTGCTAAGATGAAATGCAGAAATGAAACCACACATCCATTTTAGTATTCTCAGATGTGATTAGATGTACTTGCTCATGTTTTTATGCTACTgacttataagaaaaaaaatattttaaaagggtaACCATTAAACAGCTAGGACCTGCAACTTCAGTGCTTCTGGGATAACTGGAACATCAGAAGGACAGATTTTATTACAGCGTAATCACAcctcatttctttcatcagcagtTGTCACCAGACGCTGTTACTTCCTAGAATGGCGGACAATCTTCCCACAGAGTTTGATGTGGTTATAATAGGGACAGGTTTGCCTGAATCCATCCTTGCAGCTGCATGTTCAAGAAGTGGTCAGAGGGTTCTGCATATTGATTCAAGAAGTTACTATGGAGGAAACTGGGCTAGTTTCAGCTTTTCAGGATTGCTATCCTGGTTGAAGGAGTATCAGCAAAACAATGACACTGGGGAAGAAAGTACTGTTGCATGGCAGGACCTGATCCATGAAACAGAAGAAGCCATCACTCTTCGCAAGAAGGATGAAACTATTCAACACACAGAAGCTTTTTGCTACGCCAGTCAGGATATGGAGGACAACGTTGAAGAGATTGGTGCTCTGCAGAAAAATCCTTCTTCGGGGGTGTCTAATAACTTCACTGAAGTTTTGGATTCTGCATTGCCCGAAGAAAGCCAGTCATCATATTTTGATAGCGACGAAATGCCTGCCAAACACACTCAGAAAAGTGATACAGAGATTTCACTAGAAGTAACTGATGTAGAGGAATCAGTGGAGAAGGAAAAGTATTGTGGAGATAAAACTTGTATGCACACAGTTTCAGATAAAGATGGagataaagatgaaaacaaatctACAGTAGAAGATAATGCCGATGAACCAATTAGAAATAGGATTACTTACTCTCAAATAGTTAAAGAAGGCAGGAGGTTTAATATTGATTTGGTATCAAAACTGCTGTATTCTCAAGGATTGCTAATTGATCTTTTAATCAAATCAGATGTTAGTCGTTatgtagaatttaaaaatgtCACTAGGATTCTTGCATTTCGGGAAGGAAAGGTAGAACAAGTGCCTTGTTCCAGAGCAGATGTCTTTAATAGCAAGGAACTCACCATGGTTGAAAAGAGGATGCTAATGAAATTTCTCACATTTTGTTTAGAGTATGAACAACGTCCTGATGAATACCAAGCTTTCAGGCAGTGTTcattttcagaatatttaaaaactaaaaaactaacTCCCAACCTTCAACATTTTGTTCTGCACTCAATTGCAATGACATCAGAATCTTCCTGCACTACAATAGATGGTCTTAACGCAACTAAAAACTTCCTTCAGTGTCTCGGACGGTTTGGCAACACTCCGTTTTTATTTCCCTTGTATGGCCAAGGAGAAATTCCCCAGGGTTTCTGTAGGATGTGTGCAGTTTTTGGTGGAATCTATTGTCTTCGTCATAAAGTACAATGCTTTGTAGTCGACAAAGAATCTGGACGATGTAAAGCAATTATAGATAACTTTggtcaaagaataaatgctaaatattttattgtggaagacagttacCTTTCTGAGGAAACATGCTCAAATGTGCAGTATAAGCAGATCTCTAGGGCAGTACTCATTACAGATCAGTCTATACTAAAGACAGATTCAGATCAGCAGACTTCCATTCTGATAGTTCCTCCCACAGAGCCAGGAGCTTGTGCTGTACGGGTCACAGAATTATGTTCTTCAACCATGACATGCATGAAGGACACCTATCTGGTACATTTGACATGTTCATCTTCTAAAACAGCAAGAGAAGACTTAGAATCAGTGGTGAAGAAATTATTCACTCCGTATACTGAAACAGAAATAAACGAGGAAGAACTTACAAAGCCAAGACTCTTGTGGgctctttattttaatatgaGAGATTCCTCGGGAATCAGCAGAAGCTCATATAATGGCTTGCCTTCCAATGTTTATGTCTGCTCTGGGCCTGACTGTGGCCTGGGAAATGAGCATGCTGTCAAGCAAGCTGAAACACTTTTCCAGGAGATCTTTCCAACTGAAGAATTCTGCCCTCCACCTCCAAATCCAGAAGACATTATCTTTGATGGTGATGATAAGCAGCCAGACGCTCCTGGAACCAATAATATAATAATGGCCAAACTAGAATCCTCTGATGAAAGCAAAAACCTAGAAAGCCCAGAGAAGCATCTTCGAAATTAGAAAAGAGCAATCTGGAAATGCTGTTTTGGACCTCCTTCATGGCATcagaattttctcatttaaaggACAGTTTCCCATATGAGTAATTAGAAGTGGTTATATATGATGAATGCTATGCAGATGTTGTCTTTAACTCTCAGACATTCAGcgttgaatatctttgttaacctATCAATGAGTGATTTATTGATTATTGAACATTTTGTTTAGAATGGGCTACATGACCCAGAATCTTAAAACAGAGTTAGCTTTATTTTAGTATTGGGTATGTATGTAAGAGTTCCATATTAGCAACTCAGCTTAAAGTAATGTATTTGCTAATGATCTTCAGATTTTATGTTTGTCTACAGAATAATTAGTAATACCCaagtaatattttaattacttttgcaGCTATTACAGTTGCTGCGGCCTGTTCGAATAGTGAAACACACACAAATGGTAAATTGTGTGGATCTTTTgcatataatataaatgtatagacATGGTGGTAGGAATAGCAATTAATACAAATGCCAATatgataataaaatacatttgtctATAATCGTTAAAAGATTAGCTTTGCATGATCCTTTATTCACTGTGAAGGTCTGAAGTTTATAATACCCACTTGACCCTTGTAACTGATGAGGCAATAATGCCACCACAGTGTTCTAATTTACAAAAAGAATTGGAGTTCAATTAGTGGTTGAAAACCTCATTTTGGGGAGGTTGATTGCAAAGGAAATTTGAAAGATGAGatttattcttatttaatatGTCAGAAAATTTCTGCAGTCCTGCTCTGGCACTTAAAAGAGCTTCCAACAAGTAACTTAgaccaaaaggaaaaatgaagtgcCCTAGGAGAAGATACTTCAGAAGGGCTGCTCTGAAATTTCTAAGGAGGAATTCTTAGGAATTCCTAAGGAGAAACAGAGTGAGGCCTTTTtaacctgggattacagatagtTATAAAACCCTCTATAAATAGATTACCCAAGGTTTTTCAGTGAGAATGAAACATACCACCTTGTTGGCTCTACCACTTTAATTAATATCACTATAACATAACTGATAGGAATGAATCAGGGGAGGATTTACCATGTCCTTTCGGTTGTGTCCCACTTAACAAATTGTGAAGTAACAACCTTCTGTAATCTCTCTTGCCTCTTAGCTGTTATCCAGAGTATAGAAACTTTTTTTCTCCCAGAGCCACCCAACGTCATAAAACTGGTAGTACTCTAATGGTGAAAACCTGTGGAGCTGTCAGAAGACATGAACTTGCTTTTCCTCTAGTCCAGTTTCCATTCTTCAGAGAATGATGATCCCTGTGACAGTTTTTGCTCTGAAATAGTATTTATCATGTGCTTGGTACCTAGTATTATGCTTTCTCATGACAGTTTCTCAACAGTCCTGTGAGGCAGATTTGCATATACCTTCTGTATTAGTCTcgtgctgttgataaagacacacctgagatgataatttataaagaaaaaggtttaatggacttacagttccatgtggctggggaggcctcacaatcatggtggaaggtgaaaggcatgtcttacatggcggtggacaagagagaatgagaactaagtgaaaagggaaaccccttttaaaaccatcagatatcgtgagacttatttactaccatgagaacagtatgggggaaacaaccccatgattcacttatctcccaccaggttcctcccacaacacgtgggaattataggagctacaattcaagatgagatttgagtggggacacagccaaaccatatcaccttcaaagaagaaataagagaatTATTAGTAATTTGCTTAGAATCTGGTATGTGGAAGAGCCAACATGGGGACCCAGCCTTCTGTGATTCTAAAACCTTTGATCTTTCTACTAACATTCACTGTTAGAAGAGTGTAGGCgctgcaggagaaagagaaagtgccCACGAAAATTAGTCTGGCATTGCCGGGGGTAAAAAGCACACACTGGTCCTGCAGCTTACTgaatcagagaaatgtgaagatAAGATGAACTAGGCAAACCTATTTTAGAGCATGGATCTCGAAGCAGAATTTGGctaaattttaacaaaatgttcTTCAGTAACACATCTCTTGATCTGAAGATTCTGTTAACAAAAAATATTATCAGGCCAAAATTTGTTCGGAATACACTAATTTTTGCTCCTCTATATGTGAGGAAAATGAGACTAGACAGATTTAAGTAATTGACAACTTACTTAAAGTAGCAAAGTCATGGATtgtattgacttttaaaaatatagtaaagtCATATTTAAACTTTATCCTAAAgtttaaatctaacaaaacaaCTGAAATACTTGAAATAGACCtataaaatagtaattaaaatgagaaatacataagatgataaataaaatgaaggtgAAAGTATTCCAGATCTACTGAAAAGATTTTCAATATCACAGATTATTCATAAGAAATTGAGAAAAGGAACAATCAGAAGTTGCAAAAGATGGTATAGCCGAATATAATGGAAATAGGAAAAATTAGTCCAAAATAAAGGTTGacttagaaatgaagaaaatgaatatatttcttaataCAAAATAAGTGGGAAATGAGAAGTT
This portion of the Pongo abelii isolate AG06213 chromosome 1, NHGRI_mPonAbe1-v2.0_pri, whole genome shotgun sequence genome encodes:
- the CHML gene encoding rab proteins geranylgeranyltransferase component A 2, translated to MADNLPTEFDVVIIGTGLPESILAAACSRSGQRVLHIDSRSYYGGNWASFSFSGLLSWLKEYQQNNDTGEESTVAWQDLIHETEEAITLRKKDETIQHTEAFCYASQDMEDNVEEIGALQKNPSSGVSNNFTEVLDSALPEESQSSYFDSDEMPAKHTQKSDTEISLEVTDVEESVEKEKYCGDKTCMHTVSDKDGDKDENKSTVEDNADEPIRNRITYSQIVKEGRRFNIDLVSKLLYSQGLLIDLLIKSDVSRYVEFKNVTRILAFREGKVEQVPCSRADVFNSKELTMVEKRMLMKFLTFCLEYEQRPDEYQAFRQCSFSEYLKTKKLTPNLQHFVLHSIAMTSESSCTTIDGLNATKNFLQCLGRFGNTPFLFPLYGQGEIPQGFCRMCAVFGGIYCLRHKVQCFVVDKESGRCKAIIDNFGQRINAKYFIVEDSYLSEETCSNVQYKQISRAVLITDQSILKTDSDQQTSILIVPPTEPGACAVRVTELCSSTMTCMKDTYLVHLTCSSSKTAREDLESVVKKLFTPYTETEINEEELTKPRLLWALYFNMRDSSGISRSSYNGLPSNVYVCSGPDCGLGNEHAVKQAETLFQEIFPTEEFCPPPPNPEDIIFDGDDKQPDAPGTNNIIMAKLESSDESKNLESPEKHLRN